The following coding sequences are from one Deltaproteobacteria bacterium window:
- a CDS encoding ATP-dependent helicase, producing the protein LFLATPIRFSGRVLQYLGRILRPAPGKDKARVYDYLDVNVGVLINAARSRARVYGG; encoded by the coding sequence CCCTGTTTCTGGCCACGCCTATCCGGTTCAGCGGCCGGGTGCTGCAATACCTGGGGCGGATTTTACGACCGGCGCCGGGCAAAGACAAGGCCCGGGTCTATGATTATCTGGATGTCAACGTGGGAGTATTGATCAACGCCGCCCGCTCCCGGGCGCGGGTGTACGGGGGATAA